The genome window ATTCGTCGCGGTCCGGCACTTCCTGGATCGTCCAGCCCGGCTACCCGCAGCGGTTTGTCTACGACGAGTGGAATGTCGTCCTGGTCCTCAACGACAGCGGTGACTCGACCCGCAAGTACACATGGGGGCTGGACCTGTCCGGCACGATCCACGGCGCCGGCGGCATTGGCGGGCTGCTGGCCTGCGAGGAGCCCCAGGCCGTGGGCGACCCCAAGCGATACTGGTTCATGTACGACGCCAACGGCAACGTAGGCCAGGTCCTCGACGCCACGGACACCGGCAACATCTCCATCGCCGCCCGGTATGAGTATGATCCGTATGGCAATCCAATCCCCATCCCCCAGCCCCCAGGCCCTGGTCCGTACGCGGACCTCAACCCCATCCGGTTTTCGACGAAATGGTTCGACTTCGAAACCGGCCTGGGCTACTGGGGCTACCGCTACTACTCCCCACGGCTCGGCCGATGGATCAGCAGGGATCCGATTGGAGAGAAAGGTGGCCTCTCTCTCTATGCCTTCGTGCTGAATCGACCCGCCTGTCGTGTAGATCCTCTCGGAGAGTCATGCAAGGTGTACTTCAAATGCTCGCTCGCAAAATCGACGCCGCGAGGCAAGTGCGACATGGATTGCGATTACTCCTGCACAGAAACCAAGCGAGAAAATGTGGGAGGCGGAATGGTGACGTGCGATGAGTTGCCGAGTCCCGTGACGTATACTCTCAGTACGGGTGGGGAGGGTGGCATTTTGTGTCATCTCACTGAAGGTCTGTGTGGAGCGAGAGAGTCTTGCGCCTCGACTAAGCAGCACTCACAGCTGTATCTCCACATAGACGACCCCTCGCGGGATTGTAGTCGCGCCGCCTGCCGAAACGGATGCGACAGCGCCTACGACACTGCCGACGTAGCTTGCGACAAACTCAAGGGGCCCCTGAAAAGCGCATGCAAGGCTGCTGCAAAGGCGGCACGAACAACCTGTTATGAAGGCTGCAACGCTTGGTGCAAACAGCCTTGAGAGCGGACATTGGTGAGAAGCGGCGCCCGGGCGCTGACCCGTTGTGTTGGCGATGGGAGTATGTGACAGGCGCGGCCTCTATCAGGGTAAGGTGCCTTGTTGGGTCGGGTTTTCTAACCCGATGGACCGTCAACAGGATAGTCACGAGAGGTAAGAATGCGAAGACCACTCCTTGTGCGCAGATGCGGTAGTCTTATCTGTCTGATCGGACTCGGCTTCCTGGTGGGTGGCTTGGCGGGATGCACCAGGCATGAAGCCGAGCCTGCGCCGGCTGTCGGCCCTCAACGCGTTCAGGAATTCACCAACTCACTTGGCATGCGAATGGTTCGACTGGAGTCCGCAGATTTCTTGGTGGGACGCCGGCAATCACGCCTGAGAGAGCAAGACTCGCATCTTGAGAAGCTTCGCCAGGTGCGGATTGATGGACCGTTCTACATTGCGGCGACAGAGACGACACGGGCACAATACGCGGCGCACATGAAGGCGAAGGGTGCGGCTCCGACACTGGACCGAGTGGAGAATATCGTGGGCGAGAAGAGTGGGGGCGACCTGCCCGTCAACTACGTGAGCTGGGAGGACGCGGTGAGCTTCTGCAAGTGGCTATCGGACGTCGAGAACCGCCGGTATAGGTTGCCGACATGCGCAGAGTGGGAGTATGCCTGTTACGCCTGCGATCGGAGTGCGAGCGGT of Phycisphaerae bacterium contains these proteins:
- a CDS encoding RHS repeat-associated core domain-containing protein, whose product is SSRSGTSWIVQPGYPQRFVYDEWNVVLVLNDSGDSTRKYTWGLDLSGTIHGAGGIGGLLACEEPQAVGDPKRYWFMYDANGNVGQVLDATDTGNISIAARYEYDPYGNPIPIPQPPGPGPYADLNPIRFSTKWFDFETGLGYWGYRYYSPRLGRWISRDPIGEKGGLSLYAFVLNRPACRVDPLGESCKVYFKCSLAKSTPRGKCDMDCDYSCTETKRENVGGGMVTCDELPSPVTYTLSTGGEGGILCHLTEGLCGARESCASTKQHSQLYLHIDDPSRDCSRAACRNGCDSAYDTADVACDKLKGPLKSACKAAAKAARTTCYEGCNAWCKQP
- a CDS encoding formylglycine-generating enzyme family protein encodes the protein MRRPLLVRRCGSLICLIGLGFLVGGLAGCTRHEAEPAPAVGPQRVQEFTNSLGMRMVRLESADFLVGRRQSRLREQDSHLEKLRQVRIDGPFYIAATETTRAQYAAHMKAKGAAPTLDRVENIVGEKSGGDLPVNYVSWEDAVSFCKWLSDVENRRYRLPTCAEWEYACYACDRSASGTEKLTPLGDYAWYRGNAGRNGVHPVASKRPNDVGLFDMLGNVWEWCADIVPASVVDGTPPFKGRVCAFCRGGAYFNSEESCNCSSAYAFNPIDYRAEGLGFRVVCEGY